The following proteins come from a genomic window of Blastococcus sp. HT6-30:
- a CDS encoding CDP-alcohol phosphatidyltransferase family protein, which translates to MHDDPAHQTAPGAVRTADGPGYSRGLRLAGAAVHLYTASGSVLGLLIVLAAFDGAVETALWLILATLFIDGTDGMLARRARVKQTIPWFDGARMDDVVDYLTYVFAPVVLLWTTDRLPGGAPGWVLAALPLLASCYQFCRVDAKTEDHYFLGFPSYWNVVAFYAIILDVGTTGVGLALAVLTVLVFVPVKYVYPSRTKLLRGVNVGLATVWLVAFAVLIVQYPDPHPLVVALSLAYLAYYFGVSIWLTVAGSRRRPASAEGVERAG; encoded by the coding sequence GTGCACGACGACCCAGCCCACCAGACCGCACCCGGGGCGGTGCGCACCGCCGACGGGCCCGGGTACTCCCGAGGACTGCGCCTGGCCGGCGCCGCGGTGCACCTGTACACCGCCAGCGGTTCGGTGCTCGGCCTGCTCATCGTCCTGGCCGCCTTCGACGGCGCCGTGGAGACCGCCCTCTGGCTGATCCTCGCGACGCTGTTCATCGACGGCACGGACGGGATGCTGGCCCGCCGCGCACGGGTCAAGCAGACGATCCCCTGGTTCGACGGCGCCCGGATGGACGACGTCGTCGACTACCTGACCTACGTCTTCGCCCCCGTCGTGCTGCTCTGGACGACCGACCGGTTGCCGGGCGGCGCCCCCGGCTGGGTCCTGGCCGCGCTGCCCCTGCTCGCCTCCTGCTACCAGTTCTGCCGGGTGGACGCGAAGACCGAGGACCACTACTTCCTCGGTTTCCCCAGCTACTGGAACGTGGTGGCCTTCTACGCGATCATCCTCGACGTCGGCACCACCGGGGTCGGCCTCGCGCTCGCTGTCCTGACGGTGCTGGTCTTCGTGCCGGTGAAGTACGTCTACCCGTCGCGCACCAAGCTGCTGCGGGGCGTGAACGTGGGGCTGGCGACGGTCTGGCTGGTGGCCTTCGCGGTGCTGATCGTCCAGTACCCCGACCCGCACCCGCTGGTGGTCGCGCTGAGCCTGGCCTATCTCGCCTACTACTTCGGCGTGAGCATCTGGCTCACCGTGGCCGGTAGCCGCCGCCGGCCGGCGTCAGCCGAGGGCGTCGAGCGCGCGGGATAG
- a CDS encoding NAD(P)H-dependent glycerol-3-phosphate dehydrogenase, with the protein MTRAAVLGAGSWGTTFAKVLADAGCDVVLHARRPELAKAITDERENADYLPGVRLPERLRATADPAEALLDADVVVLAVPSQSLRGNLGDWRELLPPDATLLSLMKGIELGSTKRMSEVICEVTGAGPSRVAALSGPNLAREIAEEQPAATVIACSNADRAAVLQAACHTRYFRPYTNPDVVGCELGGAVKNVIALACGITEGLGFGDNTRASLITRGLAETARLGLVLGAELTTFAGLAGLGDLVATCSSPLSRNRTFGEKLGRGMSVEEVQRSTRQTAEGVKSCRSVLDLARAHGIDVPITEAVVRVCHEGEAPEQMVREIMSREAKPE; encoded by the coding sequence GTGACCCGCGCCGCGGTGCTCGGCGCCGGCTCCTGGGGGACGACGTTCGCCAAGGTGCTCGCCGATGCCGGGTGCGACGTCGTGCTGCACGCACGGCGCCCGGAGCTGGCCAAGGCCATCACCGACGAGCGCGAGAACGCCGACTACCTGCCGGGCGTGCGGCTGCCCGAGCGGCTGCGGGCGACCGCGGACCCCGCCGAGGCGCTGCTGGACGCCGACGTCGTCGTGCTGGCCGTGCCGTCGCAGTCGCTGCGCGGCAACCTCGGGGACTGGCGGGAGCTGCTGCCGCCCGACGCGACCCTGTTGTCGCTGATGAAGGGCATCGAGCTCGGCAGCACCAAGCGCATGAGCGAGGTCATCTGCGAGGTCACCGGTGCCGGCCCGTCGCGGGTGGCCGCCCTCTCCGGCCCCAACCTGGCGCGCGAGATCGCCGAGGAGCAGCCCGCCGCCACGGTGATCGCGTGCTCGAACGCCGATCGCGCAGCGGTGCTGCAGGCGGCGTGCCACACCCGGTACTTCCGGCCGTACACCAACCCCGACGTCGTGGGCTGCGAGCTCGGCGGGGCGGTGAAGAACGTCATCGCCCTCGCCTGCGGCATCACCGAGGGGCTGGGATTCGGGGACAACACCCGGGCCTCGCTGATCACCCGGGGCCTGGCCGAGACCGCCCGACTGGGCCTGGTGCTGGGCGCCGAGCTGACCACGTTCGCGGGGCTGGCGGGGCTCGGCGACCTGGTGGCCACCTGCAGCTCCCCGCTGTCGCGCAACCGCACCTTCGGCGAGAAGCTCGGCCGCGGCATGAGCGTCGAGGAGGTGCAGCGGAGCACCCGGCAGACCGCCGAGGGCGTGAAGAGCTGCCGGTCGGTGCTCGACCTGGCCCGGGCGCACGGCATCGACGTGCCGATCACGGAGGCGGTCGTGCGGGTGTGCCACGAGGGCGAGGCGCCGGAGCAGATGGTGCGGGAGATCATGTCGCGGGAGGCGAAGCCGGAGTGA
- a CDS encoding cystathionine gamma-lyase has protein sequence MRGPDGPSGYGDGTRSVRAGEGAAVPGAPLRPSPVFAAPFQLGDQPPRAGGADAYARTEQPTLRVFEDAVGELDGGRCLSFATGMAALTAAVLACARSGNRIVLPSDGYYTTRLLAAEELARFGIEVQYVPTPEIGRFAADGGLAGARMVLLETPSNPQLDVCDIAAVAEAAHATGALVAVDNTTATPLGQRPLALGADLTVGSDTKALTGHSDVLLGHVTVTDDDLYAAVKGFRDRTGSTPGPFEAWLGHRSMSTLDLRLARQATNAAAVADLLAGHPAVRDVRWPWRAGDPSFALAARQMLRPNGVVSAELPDEAAVARLLGASRLWAAATSFGGVHSTIDRRAQWGGDAVPGGFVRLSCGIEDTADLVADLSRALDALG, from the coding sequence GTGAGGGGACCGGATGGCCCCAGCGGCTACGGCGACGGCACCCGGTCGGTGCGCGCGGGGGAGGGCGCCGCGGTGCCGGGTGCCCCGCTGCGGCCCTCCCCGGTGTTCGCGGCGCCCTTCCAGCTCGGCGACCAGCCACCCCGGGCCGGGGGCGCCGACGCCTACGCGCGCACCGAGCAGCCGACGCTGCGCGTGTTCGAGGACGCCGTCGGCGAGCTCGACGGCGGCCGCTGCCTGTCCTTCGCCACCGGGATGGCGGCGCTGACGGCGGCCGTCCTGGCGTGCGCCCGCAGCGGGAACCGGATCGTGCTGCCCTCGGACGGCTACTACACGACCCGGCTGCTCGCGGCCGAGGAGCTGGCCCGCTTCGGCATCGAGGTGCAGTACGTGCCGACGCCGGAGATCGGCCGGTTCGCAGCCGACGGCGGGCTCGCCGGCGCTCGCATGGTGCTCCTGGAGACGCCGAGCAACCCACAGCTCGACGTCTGCGACATCGCCGCGGTGGCGGAGGCCGCGCACGCCACCGGCGCGCTGGTCGCCGTCGACAACACCACCGCCACCCCGCTCGGCCAGCGCCCCCTCGCGCTCGGCGCGGACCTCACCGTCGGCAGCGACACCAAGGCGCTCACCGGGCACAGCGACGTGCTGCTCGGGCACGTGACGGTCACCGACGACGACCTCTACGCGGCGGTGAAGGGCTTCCGGGACCGGACGGGCAGCACGCCGGGGCCGTTCGAGGCGTGGCTGGGCCACCGCTCGATGAGCACGCTGGACCTGCGGCTGGCCCGTCAGGCGACGAACGCGGCGGCGGTGGCGGACCTGCTGGCAGGGCACCCCGCCGTCAGGGACGTGCGCTGGCCGTGGCGCGCGGGCGACCCGTCCTTCGCGCTGGCCGCGCGCCAGATGCTGCGACCCAACGGCGTGGTGTCCGCGGAGCTGCCCGACGAGGCCGCCGTCGCCCGGCTGCTGGGCGCGAGTCGGCTGTGGGCGGCGGCGACCAGCTTCGGCGGTGTGCACAGCACGATCGACCGGCGGGCGCAGTGGGGCGGGGACGCCGTCCCCGGAGGCTTCGTGCGGCTGTCCTGCGGCATCGAGGACACCGCCGACCTGGTCGCCGACCTATCCCGCGCGCTCGACGCCCTCGGCTGA
- a CDS encoding lysophospholipid acyltransferase family protein, translating into MTEETSSRGAHAGGSAAVEAHRAGRPSRWRTRGRISFALWLCIVVIYPVSSLIFRLRYRHADRIPVRGPVLLVANHVSVLDPLACARLVFDQGRIPHFLAKEAVFKGLAGTILRAAGQIPVARYSTAARGSLDAARADLAAGSIVVIYPEGSVTRDPGWWPMQARTGAAQLALTTEAVVVPVAQWGPQRVHDYHAKKLHLRLRTPADYLVGEPIDLSAVRAEVRAGRPLNADLLRETTDLMMSRVRDQLGELRNEQPPLTFHPGPGRSRPDGIAGSAA; encoded by the coding sequence GTGACGGAGGAGACGTCCTCGCGCGGAGCGCACGCGGGCGGGTCGGCCGCGGTCGAGGCCCACCGGGCCGGTCGGCCCAGCAGGTGGCGCACCCGGGGCCGCATCTCGTTCGCCCTGTGGCTGTGCATCGTGGTGATCTACCCGGTGTCGTCGCTGATCTTCCGGCTGCGCTACCGGCACGCCGACCGCATCCCGGTCCGGGGGCCGGTGCTGCTGGTCGCCAACCACGTCTCGGTGCTCGACCCGCTGGCCTGCGCCCGCCTGGTCTTCGACCAGGGCCGCATTCCGCACTTCCTAGCCAAGGAGGCGGTGTTCAAGGGGCTGGCCGGGACGATCCTGCGGGCGGCCGGTCAGATCCCGGTGGCCCGGTACTCGACTGCGGCGCGCGGATCGCTGGACGCGGCGCGGGCCGACCTCGCGGCGGGCAGCATCGTCGTGATCTACCCGGAGGGCTCGGTCACCCGCGACCCGGGGTGGTGGCCGATGCAGGCCCGTACGGGCGCGGCGCAGCTGGCGCTGACCACCGAGGCCGTCGTCGTCCCGGTGGCGCAGTGGGGGCCGCAGCGGGTGCACGACTACCACGCCAAGAAGCTGCACCTGCGGCTGCGCACGCCCGCCGACTACCTCGTCGGCGAGCCGATCGACCTCTCGGCCGTGCGGGCCGAGGTGCGGGCGGGCCGTCCGCTGAACGCCGACCTGCTGCGGGAGACGACCGATCTGATGATGTCGAGGGTGCGCGACCAGCTCGGCGAGCTGCGGAACGAACAACCCCCGCTCACCTTCCACCCGGGCCCGGGCCGCTCGCGCCCGGACGGCATCGCGGGGAGCGCGGCGTGA